From Schistocerca americana isolate TAMUIC-IGC-003095 chromosome 11, iqSchAmer2.1, whole genome shotgun sequence, the proteins below share one genomic window:
- the LOC124553471 gene encoding piggyBac transposable element-derived protein 2-like produces MSIVHVPNTRDYWGEDTGTHLIKTTMTVNQYEQIHKFLHFNDNSAMIPRGEKGHDRLFKIRPIIELMRSRFQTIPVEECVSVDEQICSTKARSYLKQYMPNKPHKYGYKLFVISGISGYAYDFEIFTGDENEPEKRVTGEEDLGASANVVVRLSRILPRNMNLKLYCDNYYTSLPLLVWLHKQGIYSLGTVRRNRVPDCKLPSEAELKKMARGASVERVTTVDGVDISNVVWKDNKSVMLLSTLAGQQPIHEAGRYDKKAKSRITIPCPQIIKLYNKHMGGVDLDSIMGRHKILVKSRKWYIRLFYHLLDMGVVNSWLLYRRVAETKGIRRTMKLSEFRMEIAHCLCRSGQTSAKRGRPSNELENQIQAKKTKGPTAHAPPQDVRLDQVGHPPSYLQVGPINEQDKMSTQNDGLSLAYNNLNIAMSAPNRVFQCCLT; encoded by the coding sequence ATGTCAATAGTTCATGTACCTAATACGAGGGATTACTGGGGAGAAGATACTGGTACTCATCTGATCAAGACAACAATGACAGTGAATCAGTATGAGCAAATACATAagtttcttcacttcaatgacaacAGTGCAATGATACCCAGGGGTGAAAAAGGTCATGATAGACTCTTCAAGATAAGACCCATAATAGAATTGATGAGATCTCGGTTTCAAACAATACCTGTTGAGGAGTGTGTTTCTGTTGATGAACAGATATGTTCAACAAAGGCTAGAAGTTATTTGAAACAATACATGCCAAACAAGCCTCATAAATATGGatacaaattatttgttattaGTGGCATATCTGGTTATGCCTACGATTTTGAGATTTTCACTGGAGATGAAAATGAACCAGAAAAAAGAGTGACTGGGGAGGAAGACTTGGGAGCAAGTGCAAATGTTGTAGTTCGACTCAGTAGGATACTACCAAGAAATATGAACCTCAAACTGTACTGTGACAATTATTACACAAGTCTGCCACTGCTTGTATGGTTACATAAACAAGGAATTTACTCACTTGGGACAGTCAGAAGAAACAGAGTGCCAGACTGCAAGCTCCCTTCAGAAGCTGAGCTGAAGAAAATGGCCCGAGGTGCATCAGTAGAGCGCGTCACAACAGTGGATGGTGTCGACATATCAAATGTAGTGTGGAAAGATAACAAGAGTGTAatgttgctttctacacttgctggACAGCAGCCTATTCATGAAGCAGGGAGGTATGACAAAAAAGCAAAGTCAAGAATAACAATACCTTGTCCACAAATAATTAAGCTCTACAATAAACATATGGGAGGTGTTGACCTTGACAGCATAATGGGTCGACATAAAATTCTTGTGAAAAGTCGAAAATGGTATATAAGATTGTTTTACCATCTCCTGGACATGGGAGTAGTCAATTCCTGGCTGTTGTATAGGAGAGTAGCAGAAACCAAAGGGATTAGGAGAACTATGAAACTCTCCGAATTTCGAATGGAAATTGCTCACTGTTTGTGTCGCTCAGGTCAAACTTCAGCAAAACGTGGAAGGCCAAGTAATGAACTCGAAAACCAAATACAAGCTAAGAAGACAAAGGGGCCCACAGCACATGCACCTCCACAAGATGTAAGGCTGGATCAAGTAGGTCACCCGCCTTCGTACTTGCAA